One window of Aerococcus tenax genomic DNA carries:
- the brnQ gene encoding branched-chain amino acid transport system II carrier protein yields the protein MSKIALNWKERLIIALMLFGLFFGAGNIIFPVSLGQQAAGNVGLAVTGFNITAVGLPLLAIAAMGFSETESVFQIANKVNRPFAYFFTIALYLTIGPLFATPRLATVSYEVGITDFVPDHLETPALFLYSALFFLLVLCFSLRPSKIIEWVGKYLTPAFLILLGVILVRALFDTGSFRQVLYPTPAYQMAPLAMGLLEGYNTMDSLAGLAFGIIIIQSIRDFGIQQPRQISREVMTSGSLSILLMAFIYIALALLGTHSLQFIPLSVNGGQALSLITRHYFGLAGQVLLAVMITVACLKTAIGLVVALAETFATFHFFNLKQKHWTIIACLLAFLVANIGFEAILSLSLPVLMLLYPLACVLILLSLLPQSWQSPALYQISMAVTFIPACLDFIKASPGFISQSALGSSLTQWASHYLPFFDLGFAWLLPATITIVLCLISQKISKTDR from the coding sequence ATGTCTAAAATTGCTTTAAATTGGAAAGAGCGGCTGATCATCGCTCTCATGCTCTTTGGTCTTTTCTTTGGGGCCGGGAATATCATCTTCCCCGTCTCTTTAGGTCAACAAGCAGCCGGCAATGTGGGACTGGCTGTGACCGGTTTTAACATTACGGCGGTCGGCTTACCCTTACTCGCCATTGCGGCTATGGGCTTTTCAGAAACCGAATCCGTCTTCCAAATCGCCAATAAGGTCAACCGCCCCTTCGCCTATTTCTTTACCATTGCCCTCTATCTCACTATCGGGCCACTCTTTGCCACACCGCGTTTAGCCACCGTTTCCTACGAGGTCGGTATCACTGATTTTGTCCCGGACCATCTAGAAACTCCCGCCCTATTCTTATATTCGGCGCTCTTCTTTCTTTTGGTCCTATGCTTTAGTTTACGCCCCTCTAAGATCATTGAATGGGTGGGTAAATACTTAACCCCAGCCTTTCTAATCCTACTGGGTGTCATCTTAGTCCGAGCCCTCTTTGACACCGGCAGCTTTCGCCAGGTGCTCTATCCTACCCCAGCCTACCAGATGGCCCCTTTAGCCATGGGTTTATTAGAAGGTTATAACACCATGGATAGTTTAGCCGGGCTAGCCTTTGGGATTATTATTATTCAATCCATCCGTGACTTTGGCATCCAACAACCTCGGCAAATCTCCCGAGAAGTGATGACATCTGGCAGCTTAAGTATTCTTTTGATGGCTTTCATCTATATTGCCCTAGCCTTACTAGGGACCCACAGCTTACAATTTATCCCCTTATCCGTAAACGGTGGCCAGGCTTTGTCACTGATTACCCGTCACTATTTTGGTTTAGCGGGACAAGTTCTCTTAGCGGTTATGATTACCGTCGCTTGTTTAAAGACCGCCATTGGCTTAGTGGTAGCTCTAGCAGAAACCTTTGCTACATTTCACTTTTTTAATCTCAAGCAAAAACACTGGACCATTATCGCCTGCCTCTTAGCCTTTCTGGTGGCCAATATCGGTTTTGAAGCGATTCTATCCCTATCCCTGCCAGTATTGATGCTACTCTATCCTTTAGCCTGTGTTTTAATCTTACTTAGTCTCTTACCTCAGAGCTGGCAAAGTCCGGCTCTCTACCAAATTTCTATGGCAGTGACCTTCATCCCAGCCTGCTTAGACTTTATCAAGGCTTCGCCTGGTTTTATTAGCCAAAGCGCCTTGGGAAGTAGTCTAACTCAATGGGCCAGTCATTACCTGCCCTTCTTCGACCTCGGCTTTGCCTGGCTCCTCCCAGCTACCATAACCATTGTTCTCTGCTTAATAAGTCAAAAGATAAGCAAAACCGACCGGTAA
- a CDS encoding D-2-hydroxyacid dehydrogenase, with amino-acid sequence MTKIIVYAVTAEEKPLVEAWASRHQVEVKLVTEELTVDTVDLAAGFDGVSTSQVPRIEEPIFSRLRDLGIQQIAQRSAGVDMYDLDQAKENGIIITNVPTYSPVSIAEYTLGTIIYLNRRLNNILPRTKAHNFSRSPEVRGRVLKDLTLAVIGAGHIGQELARIYSGLGGKVVAYDIAPDPAAEKYLSFVDSVEEAVAQADIVSLHMPLTKDNYHMFDADLLAQCKEGTILVNNGRGALVDTDALLAAIDSGHIASAALDTYEAEGPYVFKDWSDKTVEDERLKTLINHPKILYTPHLAYYTDDAIKALVDGGLDSALEVIETGDAKNRVN; translated from the coding sequence ATGACTAAAATTATCGTTTATGCTGTGACTGCTGAAGAGAAACCTTTGGTAGAAGCCTGGGCCAGTCGTCATCAGGTTGAAGTGAAGCTGGTAACAGAAGAGTTGACGGTGGATACTGTGGACTTGGCGGCAGGTTTTGACGGAGTATCGACTTCCCAAGTGCCTAGGATTGAAGAACCGATTTTTTCGCGTTTACGTGACTTAGGCATTCAACAAATCGCCCAACGTTCAGCCGGTGTAGATATGTATGACTTAGACCAAGCTAAGGAAAATGGCATTATTATTACCAATGTGCCTACCTATTCCCCTGTTTCTATTGCTGAATACACCTTGGGAACAATTATTTATCTAAATCGGCGTTTGAATAATATTCTGCCACGGACCAAGGCCCATAATTTCTCGCGGTCTCCTGAGGTACGTGGTCGGGTCTTAAAAGACTTAACCCTAGCTGTCATTGGGGCTGGGCATATTGGGCAAGAATTAGCCCGTATTTATTCCGGCCTTGGTGGAAAGGTTGTGGCTTATGATATTGCTCCTGACCCAGCGGCTGAAAAATATTTAAGCTTTGTCGACTCGGTAGAAGAAGCGGTAGCTCAAGCAGATATTGTCAGCCTCCATATGCCACTAACCAAGGATAATTACCATATGTTTGATGCTGACTTATTGGCCCAATGTAAGGAAGGAACTATTCTGGTTAATAATGGTCGGGGAGCTTTAGTAGATACCGATGCCTTGCTAGCAGCTATTGATTCCGGTCACATTGCTTCAGCCGCTTTGGATACCTATGAAGCGGAAGGCCCTTATGTCTTCAAAGATTGGAGCGACAAAACCGTTGAGGACGAACGGCTAAAGACACTGATTAACCATCCTAAGATTCTCTACACCCCTCACTTGGCCTACTACACCGATGATGCCATTAAGGCCTTGGTCGATGGTGGCTTAGACAGTGCCCTGGAAGTGATTGAAACGGGTGACGCTAAGAATCGGGTTAACTAA
- a CDS encoding SWIM zinc finger family protein: MRLLGQEFPKKIYERGYRYYADDRVEDNYVKDQTYHFWVRGSEKYQVQLNLDPKEEVSKMTCDCPYADNGKACKHMAAAALYYQFGPYSEYAMSHHFPELDRLLSQLPRLSLLHYFKQVLLDYPQLVHDVYDSLLAREDEVADDELNVILDLFDEVDDIYYKHSQSGKIPIFKGFALVEDLTKYLNNNLNDILHHGQTLIALMLLNHVIEMVDQVEFEEEFGQAAIVINLCDQAYGSIVDYLSREEREEGLAMLLALLNNHHSFWIDLLLPQVIGRHFDRFQERQRLLRACLYRMETLQEKFPNQDLEWYFEALFKLYQDLEPSEKVVDFASRHLDYLASVDYLRRFALSYREDSDQVSNKSEKYPVQILTGYLKQALVDLETAKSRPQYQEIAAFLKNMDTIDGGQFVRHCFISQLEAHYPDRHALLEEFERSW; the protein is encoded by the coding sequence ATGCGCTTACTGGGTCAGGAATTCCCTAAAAAAATCTATGAACGCGGCTATCGCTATTATGCTGATGACCGGGTAGAAGATAACTATGTCAAGGATCAAACCTATCATTTCTGGGTTAGGGGTAGTGAAAAGTATCAAGTTCAATTGAACCTGGACCCAAAAGAAGAAGTGTCAAAGATGACCTGTGACTGTCCCTATGCGGATAATGGTAAAGCCTGCAAACACATGGCGGCAGCGGCTTTGTACTATCAATTCGGACCCTATAGTGAATATGCCATGAGTCATCACTTTCCTGAATTGGACCGCTTGCTTTCCCAATTGCCTAGATTAAGCTTGCTCCACTACTTTAAGCAAGTCCTCCTTGACTATCCTCAACTTGTTCATGATGTTTATGATAGTCTCTTAGCAAGAGAAGATGAAGTTGCCGATGACGAGTTAAATGTTATTCTTGATTTGTTTGATGAGGTCGATGACATTTACTATAAACATAGTCAGTCTGGAAAAATTCCTATTTTTAAGGGTTTTGCTTTAGTTGAGGACTTGACCAAGTATTTGAACAACAACCTTAATGACATTCTCCACCATGGTCAGACCCTTATTGCTCTGATGTTATTAAATCATGTCATTGAAATGGTCGACCAGGTCGAATTTGAAGAGGAATTTGGCCAAGCCGCGATTGTGATCAACCTTTGCGACCAGGCTTATGGATCAATTGTTGATTATCTCAGCCGGGAAGAGCGCGAAGAAGGGCTAGCCATGCTACTGGCTCTGTTAAATAACCACCACAGTTTCTGGATTGACCTCCTCCTTCCCCAAGTGATTGGCCGTCATTTTGACCGTTTCCAAGAGCGTCAACGGCTATTGAGAGCTTGTTTGTATCGTATGGAGACCTTGCAAGAAAAGTTCCCAAACCAGGATTTAGAATGGTATTTTGAAGCTCTGTTTAAACTCTACCAAGATCTAGAGCCTAGTGAGAAGGTGGTCGACTTTGCTAGTCGGCATTTAGATTACCTAGCTAGTGTCGATTATTTGCGCCGTTTTGCTCTTAGCTATAGAGAGGATAGCGATCAAGTCTCAAACAAGTCGGAGAAATATCCTGTACAAATCTTAACCGGCTACCTGAAACAAGCCCTTGTTGATCTGGAAACCGCCAAGAGTCGACCACAGTATCAAGAAATTGCGGCTTTCCTAAAGAATATGGATACTATCGACGGGGGACAATTTGTTCGTCACTGCTTTATTAGTCAGTTGGAGGCTCATTATCCTGATCGCCATGCATTACTGGAAGAATTTGAAAGGTCTTGGTGA
- a CDS encoding exodeoxyribonuclease III, with translation MKFISWNIDSLNAALTSDSNRAQLSREVLRTIDQYDPDVIAIQETKLSAKGPSKKHQEALAEWFPDYSSAWVSSVEPARKSYAGNMVLYKNNLEPSISYPKIGAPDTMDSEGRIITLDFGSFYFTQVYTPNAGNGLKRLDERQVWDEKYAQYLSQLDQEKPLIATGDFNVAHKEIDLAHPENNHKSAGFTDEERSGFTKLLDQGFTDTFRHIHGDVEGVYSWWAQRVKTSKINNSGWRIDYFLVSDRIADAVEKSEMIDSGTRQDHTPIYLEISDEIKAGE, from the coding sequence ATGAAATTTATCTCATGGAATATTGATTCTTTAAATGCCGCCTTAACTAGCGATTCCAATCGGGCCCAATTGTCACGAGAAGTCTTACGGACAATTGACCAATACGATCCTGATGTTATCGCCATTCAAGAAACCAAATTATCCGCCAAAGGGCCTAGCAAAAAACACCAAGAGGCCCTAGCCGAATGGTTCCCTGACTATAGTAGCGCCTGGGTCAGTTCAGTCGAACCAGCCCGCAAATCCTATGCCGGGAATATGGTTCTCTACAAAAACAACCTTGAACCAAGTATTTCCTATCCTAAGATTGGAGCGCCAGATACCATGGATAGTGAGGGACGGATCATTACTCTCGACTTTGGGAGCTTTTACTTTACTCAAGTTTATACCCCTAATGCTGGGAATGGCTTGAAACGTTTAGATGAACGTCAAGTTTGGGATGAAAAATATGCCCAATATCTCAGTCAATTAGACCAAGAAAAGCCCTTGATAGCGACGGGTGACTTTAATGTGGCTCATAAGGAAATCGACTTAGCTCATCCGGAAAATAATCATAAATCAGCCGGTTTTACTGATGAAGAACGGTCTGGCTTTACCAAGCTATTAGACCAGGGCTTTACTGATACTTTCCGTCACATTCATGGGGATGTAGAAGGCGTCTATAGCTGGTGGGCACAAAGGGTCAAGACCAGCAAAATTAATAATTCCGGCTGGAGAATTGACTATTTCTTGGTCAGTGACCGTATTGCTGACGCTGTTGAAAAGTCGGAAATGATTGATTCCGGCACCCGTCAAGACCACACCCCAATCTATTTAGAGATTTCTGATGAAATCAAAGCAGGGGAATAG
- a CDS encoding DUF896 domain-containing protein, which produces MDELLKRINELAKKQKEDGLTAEEKEEQTQLRQEYLKIFRGNFKNIMMNTKVIDPEGTDITPEKLKQAQAEHHGKGQSK; this is translated from the coding sequence ATGGACGAATTACTCAAACGCATCAATGAATTAGCTAAAAAACAAAAAGAAGACGGCTTAACTGCCGAAGAAAAGGAAGAACAAACACAACTTCGTCAAGAATATTTGAAGATCTTCCGCGGTAACTTCAAAAACATCATGATGAATACCAAAGTCATCGACCCTGAAGGCACCGACATTACCCCAGAAAAACTCAAACAAGCCCAAGCGGAACACCACGGCAAAGGCCAATCGAAATAA
- the tsaB gene encoding tRNA (adenosine(37)-N6)-threonylcarbamoyltransferase complex dimerization subunit type 1 TsaB, translating to MRTLAIDTSTVSMSIALIEDQTSKMEITTNTKIKHSKALLPLIKQLFTTVAWEVSDLDRVIVTRGPGSYTGLRIGVTTAKTLAWTLNIPLYSVTSLEAIAANAAGEDGIICPLINARRQTVFAMAYDSNGQEVEGLTMGHYRLADWLDQLKAACPDQSLYFISSDIDQFEELIKEHLRDQAKLLPAEKGVIHASLLAKLELEEEDVATFLPEYAKLAEAEERWEEKHPEEAAANRGHYVERML from the coding sequence ATGCGAACATTAGCTATCGATACATCAACGGTTTCTATGAGTATTGCGCTGATTGAAGATCAGACCAGCAAAATGGAAATCACCACAAATACTAAAATTAAACACTCTAAAGCCCTTTTACCCTTGATTAAACAGTTGTTTACCACGGTTGCTTGGGAAGTAAGTGACCTGGATCGGGTGATTGTTACTCGGGGACCGGGTTCCTATACTGGACTTCGAATCGGGGTAACCACTGCCAAAACCTTGGCTTGGACCTTAAATATTCCACTTTATTCAGTGACCAGTTTAGAAGCCATTGCTGCCAATGCCGCAGGAGAGGATGGCATCATTTGTCCTCTGATTAATGCTAGACGCCAAACTGTTTTTGCTATGGCTTATGATAGTAATGGACAGGAAGTAGAAGGCCTAACTATGGGGCATTACCGGCTAGCAGACTGGCTAGACCAGTTAAAGGCAGCTTGTCCTGACCAAAGCTTGTATTTTATCAGTTCGGATATTGACCAATTTGAGGAACTAATTAAAGAACACTTGAGAGACCAAGCTAAGTTATTACCGGCAGAAAAAGGGGTTATCCACGCTTCCTTACTGGCTAAGCTAGAACTAGAGGAAGAAGATGTCGCCACTTTCTTACCAGAGTATGCTAAATTAGCGGAAGCCGAAGAGCGTTGGGAGGAGAAACACCCCGAAGAAGCGGCAGCAAACCGAGGCCATTATGTGGAAAGAATGCTTTGA
- the rimI gene encoding ribosomal protein S18-alanine N-acetyltransferase produces MWKECFDRWLFQLGNKITQLFADEPSQALSQQIDLDKATLTYGLDQELDLAISDSEWIDQMVALERAAYDGHQMWSKKDIYNDMLYNPSTFYLQAFKEKELLAFVGCRRDKESIHISNLAVRPSYQSLGIGSKLLDLVKHLAPELERDSITLEVRLSNEGAKKFYLREGFKATGKMARYYRDNHEDALTLTWQNEVHQVAQEDEANHSLPPTGGQTDSRD; encoded by the coding sequence ATGTGGAAAGAATGCTTTGATCGTTGGCTCTTTCAACTGGGCAATAAAATTACCCAGTTATTTGCTGATGAACCCAGCCAGGCTTTGAGTCAGCAGATCGATTTGGATAAGGCCACTTTAACTTATGGCCTAGACCAGGAGCTCGATTTAGCCATCTCCGATTCGGAGTGGATTGACCAAATGGTGGCTTTGGAGCGGGCGGCTTATGATGGGCATCAGATGTGGTCCAAGAAGGATATCTATAATGATATGCTTTACAATCCGTCAACTTTTTACCTACAAGCTTTTAAGGAAAAAGAACTGCTGGCCTTTGTAGGTTGTCGGCGGGACAAAGAATCGATTCACATTTCGAATTTAGCCGTACGACCCAGCTACCAGTCCTTAGGGATTGGGTCCAAGCTCTTAGACTTGGTCAAACACTTAGCTCCTGAGCTGGAACGCGACTCGATAACCTTAGAAGTGCGTTTATCCAATGAAGGTGCCAAGAAATTCTATCTACGAGAGGGGTTTAAGGCAACAGGAAAGATGGCGCGTTATTATCGTGATAATCATGAAGATGCGCTCACTTTGACTTGGCAAAATGAAGTCCACCAGGTTGCCCAAGAAGATGAAGCAAATCATAGTCTACCACCGACCGGAGGCCAAACAGATTCCCGGGATTAG
- the rimI gene encoding ribosomal protein S18-alanine N-acetyltransferase — protein sequence MKQIIVYHRPEAKQIPGISQQVLAFYQEAFDRMPHIARDWLERGLASPRLYLFLLLDEKQVVLAAATFQLLADEGELLHFAVSPQRRRQGLGALLLTQALVHLEEQGLARCFLEVRAHNIPAQALYESQRFKCIDQRKNYYQDNHEDAKVYLWERSTSDNNIGN from the coding sequence ATGAAGCAAATCATAGTCTACCACCGACCGGAGGCCAAACAGATTCCCGGGATTAGTCAGCAGGTGTTGGCTTTTTACCAGGAGGCTTTTGACCGTATGCCTCACATCGCCAGGGATTGGTTGGAACGGGGCTTAGCCAGTCCGCGGCTCTATTTATTCCTCTTGCTAGATGAAAAGCAAGTCGTCTTAGCGGCAGCGACTTTTCAATTATTGGCTGATGAAGGGGAATTATTACATTTTGCAGTCAGCCCCCAAAGAAGGCGCCAGGGCTTGGGGGCCTTACTTTTGACTCAAGCCCTGGTCCACTTAGAAGAACAAGGCTTAGCCCGTTGTTTCTTAGAAGTCCGTGCCCACAACATCCCTGCTCAGGCCTTGTATGAGAGCCAGCGCTTTAAGTGTATTGACCAGCGCAAAAACTATTACCAAGATAATCATGAAGATGCAAAAGTTTATTTATGGGAGAGATCGACCAGTGACAACAATATTGGGAATTGA
- the tsaD gene encoding tRNA (adenosine(37)-N6)-threonylcarbamoyltransferase complex transferase subunit TsaD, translating to MTTILGIESSCDETGAAIVIDGKEMKCNVVATQIKSHMRFGGVVPEIASRHHVEQITQVIDYAMKEADVTWPEIDAVAVTKGPGLVGSLLIGITAAKTLAFAHDKPLIGVNHMAGHIYANNISDQMVFPLLALVVSGGHTELVYMKEDGHYQKIGDTRDDAVGEAYDKVGRILGVPYPGGKRMDEMAQEGQAIYDYPRPMINEDNFDFSYSGLKSAVINHTHNAEQKGEKLNPYDVAASFQAAAVEVLVTKTMRAIAAYPVKQLVVAGGVAANSALRKGLETELAKQHPEVRLSYPPLSLCGDNGAMIAAAAYPQYQKGDFVGLDLDANPGLDLGDEN from the coding sequence GTGACAACAATATTGGGAATTGAATCAAGCTGTGACGAAACCGGTGCAGCGATCGTTATTGATGGCAAAGAGATGAAGTGTAATGTCGTTGCCACACAAATTAAAAGTCATATGCGTTTTGGCGGGGTAGTCCCAGAGATCGCTAGCCGCCACCATGTCGAGCAAATCACTCAGGTGATTGATTATGCCATGAAGGAAGCAGACGTAACCTGGCCAGAGATCGATGCTGTGGCGGTTACCAAGGGGCCTGGCTTAGTGGGCTCTTTACTTATCGGGATTACTGCGGCTAAAACCCTGGCTTTTGCCCATGACAAACCCTTAATCGGCGTCAACCATATGGCAGGTCATATCTATGCCAATAATATATCTGATCAAATGGTTTTCCCTTTATTAGCCTTAGTGGTCAGTGGGGGACATACGGAATTGGTCTATATGAAAGAAGACGGCCACTATCAAAAAATCGGCGATACCCGTGATGACGCTGTGGGGGAAGCCTATGATAAGGTCGGCCGTATTTTAGGGGTTCCTTATCCTGGGGGTAAACGCATGGATGAAATGGCCCAAGAAGGTCAGGCCATTTATGACTATCCCCGCCCCATGATCAATGAGGATAATTTTGACTTTTCATATAGTGGACTGAAATCAGCGGTCATTAACCATACCCATAATGCGGAACAAAAAGGGGAAAAATTAAATCCTTATGATGTGGCAGCCAGTTTCCAAGCAGCGGCTGTTGAGGTCCTAGTAACTAAAACCATGCGGGCCATCGCTGCTTACCCGGTTAAACAATTAGTGGTTGCTGGCGGGGTAGCTGCTAACTCTGCTCTTAGAAAAGGCTTAGAAACTGAGCTAGCCAAGCAACACCCTGAAGTGCGCTTGTCCTATCCGCCTCTGAGTCTATGCGGAGATAATGGTGCCATGATCGCTGCAGCTGCCTACCCGCAATACCAAAAGGGTGATTTTGTCGGCTTAGATTTAGATGCCAACCCAGGTCTAGACTTAGGTGATGAAAATTAG
- a CDS encoding DUF503 domain-containing protein, producing MVLIGLEVTFIIDQAYTLKDKRRIVKSMVERAQQREKMTAAEIADLDLVNQAVVAFGLVSNSYSKSRQRLLNYLDKIEAWYPIEVIHTEWLEA from the coding sequence ATGGTCTTAATTGGTTTAGAAGTCACTTTTATTATTGACCAAGCTTATACTTTGAAGGATAAGCGCCGGATCGTCAAAAGTATGGTGGAACGGGCCCAACAACGTGAAAAGATGACTGCTGCTGAGATTGCTGACTTAGACTTAGTCAACCAAGCGGTAGTTGCTTTTGGCCTTGTTTCTAATTCATACAGTAAGAGCCGGCAACGCTTGCTGAACTATCTCGATAAAATTGAAGCCTGGTACCCCATTGAGGTCATTCATACCGAATGGCTGGAAGCCTAA
- a CDS encoding ABC-F family ATP-binding cassette domain-containing protein, which produces MIVLQGSKLMRRFGSDILFQDVQMTIQDNSRTALVGRNGTGKSTLLKMLAGIEEPDQGQVTRAKGKTIAYMDQHAAIENSQRTIYEEMRSVFKESIALIHHAEQAAQDLADAQDEASYQEALKRYDQLQEEVNQSNAYGYDSEIRMVLHGFQFPESDYDKPINQLSGGQRTRLALAKVLLEKRDILILDEPTNHLDIETLTWLEDYLPSYPGALLIVSHDRYFLDHVTNETYEMTGHSMEYYKGNYSFYLKEKAVRLESWQKAYDKQQKKIAKLEDYVARNLVRASTTKMAQSRRKQLEKMPKIEKPKQDEKSPHIQFLTDKSSGNVVLTADHLGIGYDDHLLSYPIEMDIRKQQAIAVVGPNGVGKSTLLKTIIQEIPTIKGEIHYGANVTIGYYDQELAKLHSNKDVLHELWDDHPTINEENIRTILGSFLFSGQDVEKSVAMLSGGEKARLALAKLSFNHDNFLVLDEPTNHLDIDSKEILENALIEYDGTLLFVSHDRYFINRIATQVLEISPEGSTLYLGDYDYYLSKKAEQEARLAEENKDNQTSPAEEKPASSQSAQAYQNRKERQKEKRKLQRQSEKIEASIESLDEEMVEIQEKMTDPDILQNYYELNQLDQSLKDKQAQQEELFKEWEVVQSQLEDFDQ; this is translated from the coding sequence ATGATTGTATTACAAGGATCAAAACTCATGCGACGTTTTGGCTCCGATATTCTTTTCCAAGATGTCCAAATGACCATCCAAGATAATAGTCGGACTGCCCTAGTCGGGCGAAACGGCACTGGCAAATCAACCCTACTCAAAATGTTGGCAGGGATCGAAGAGCCTGACCAAGGGCAAGTCACCCGGGCTAAGGGAAAGACCATTGCCTACATGGACCAACATGCCGCCATTGAAAACAGTCAACGGACGATCTATGAAGAAATGCGGTCAGTTTTTAAGGAATCTATCGCTCTCATCCACCATGCCGAGCAAGCCGCTCAAGACTTGGCCGATGCCCAGGATGAAGCAAGCTACCAAGAGGCCCTCAAACGCTATGACCAATTACAAGAAGAAGTCAACCAAAGCAATGCTTACGGTTATGATTCCGAGATTCGCATGGTCCTCCACGGCTTTCAATTTCCCGAATCAGATTACGACAAACCCATTAACCAATTATCTGGTGGTCAACGGACGCGACTAGCCCTGGCCAAGGTCCTCCTTGAAAAGCGCGATATTCTCATCCTCGACGAACCCACCAACCACTTAGACATTGAAACCCTAACCTGGCTAGAAGATTACCTACCTTCCTATCCTGGAGCCCTTTTGATCGTCAGTCACGACCGTTATTTCTTAGACCATGTCACCAATGAAACCTATGAAATGACCGGACACAGTATGGAATATTATAAGGGGAATTATTCCTTTTACCTCAAAGAAAAGGCTGTTCGCCTAGAAAGCTGGCAAAAGGCCTATGATAAACAGCAAAAGAAAATCGCCAAGTTAGAAGACTATGTGGCTCGTAACCTTGTTAGGGCTTCGACCACCAAGATGGCCCAGAGTCGGCGTAAGCAACTCGAAAAGATGCCCAAAATCGAAAAGCCTAAGCAAGACGAAAAAAGTCCCCACATTCAATTTCTAACGGACAAGTCCAGTGGCAATGTGGTCCTTACTGCTGACCACTTAGGCATTGGTTACGATGATCACTTACTTTCTTATCCGATTGAGATGGATATTAGAAAGCAACAAGCTATCGCAGTGGTGGGACCCAACGGCGTGGGTAAATCTACCCTCTTAAAAACCATTATCCAAGAAATTCCCACCATCAAGGGGGAAATTCACTATGGGGCTAATGTGACCATTGGCTACTATGACCAAGAATTAGCCAAACTCCACAGCAATAAGGATGTCCTCCACGAACTTTGGGATGACCATCCGACCATTAACGAGGAAAACATTCGTACCATCCTGGGGTCTTTCCTCTTTTCCGGACAAGACGTGGAAAAATCTGTCGCCATGCTGAGTGGAGGGGAGAAGGCCCGGCTTGCCCTCGCCAAACTTTCCTTTAACCACGATAATTTCTTGGTTCTCGACGAACCAACCAACCACTTGGATATTGATTCTAAGGAAATCTTAGAAAATGCCCTGATTGAATACGACGGCACCCTACTTTTTGTTAGCCATGACCGCTATTTTATTAATCGAATTGCTACCCAAGTTCTTGAAATTAGTCCCGAGGGCTCTACCCTCTACCTAGGCGATTACGATTATTACCTTAGTAAAAAAGCCGAGCAAGAAGCCCGGCTAGCCGAAGAAAATAAAGATAATCAAACCAGTCCTGCTGAAGAAAAGCCAGCATCCAGCCAGTCCGCCCAAGCCTATCAAAATCGTAAGGAACGCCAAAAAGAAAAAAGAAAACTCCAACGACAAAGCGAAAAAATCGAAGCAAGTATTGAAAGCTTAGATGAAGAAATGGTAGAAATTCAGGAAAAAATGACTGATCCTGACATTTTACAAAATTACTATGAATTAAACCAACTCGACCAGTCCCTTAAAGACAAACAAGCCCAACAAGAAGAACTCTTTAAGGAATGGGAAGTCGTTCAAAGTCAATTAGAAGACTTTGACCAATAA